A region of Thermogemmata fonticola DNA encodes the following proteins:
- the rplA gene encoding 50S ribosomal protein L1 produces MSTDTTQPTSTPASSASSGSGGPPPASGAGASPTPATASAPAAEGAEATTRKKKPGVAPRRGKKLRNLLRSIQNRLREAGPMPLKQAIAELKKLKRAKFDETVELHINLGIDPTQSDQMVRGAVSLPHGIGKTVRVAVFCQGDNQAKAKAAGADIVGGADLVEKVQKENFLDFDVAIATQDMMAQVSRLGKVLGPRGLMPTPKAGTVVPVTADLASVVREFKAGKVEYRSDKTGQIHAGVGKLSFDEQKLVENIQTFLEHVRAAKPAGVKGQFIRGVVLSATMSPGIRLAL; encoded by the coding sequence ATGAGTACCGACACCACCCAACCGACCTCGACCCCCGCCAGTAGTGCCAGTAGTGGTAGTGGCGGCCCGCCCCCCGCCTCCGGCGCCGGCGCTTCCCCCACCCCTGCAACCGCGAGCGCCCCAGCCGCGGAAGGAGCCGAAGCCACCACCCGTAAGAAGAAACCAGGAGTGGCGCCCCGCCGTGGCAAAAAGCTGCGCAACCTTCTCCGCAGCATTCAGAACCGCCTGCGGGAAGCTGGTCCTATGCCGCTCAAGCAGGCCATCGCTGAGCTGAAGAAACTCAAGCGGGCCAAATTCGACGAAACCGTCGAATTGCATATCAACCTGGGCATCGACCCCACGCAATCGGATCAAATGGTGCGCGGGGCGGTTTCCCTGCCGCACGGCATCGGCAAGACTGTACGGGTGGCCGTCTTCTGCCAAGGGGACAATCAAGCCAAGGCCAAGGCGGCGGGCGCTGACATCGTCGGCGGGGCGGACCTGGTCGAAAAAGTTCAAAAGGAAAACTTCCTGGACTTTGATGTGGCCATCGCCACGCAGGACATGATGGCCCAAGTGTCCCGCCTCGGTAAAGTTCTGGGGCCCCGCGGCTTGATGCCGACACCAAAAGCCGGAACCGTTGTTCCCGTCACAGCGGACCTGGCCAGTGTCGTGCGCGAGTTCAAAGCCGGCAAAGTGGAATACCGCTCAGACAAGACCGGCCAAATTCACGCCGGCGTGGGAAAACTTAGCTTCGACGAGCAAAAACTGGTGGAAAACATTCAGACGTTCCTGGAGCATGTGCGGGCAGCCAAACCGGCAGGTGTGAAGGGACAATTCATCCGGGGTGTTGTCCTATCCGCCACCATGTCCCCCGGTATCCGCCTGGCGCTCTAA
- the panD gene encoding aspartate 1-decarboxylase → MRRIMLKSKIHRVTVTETNVDYEGSLTVDSDLLEAADILPYEQIHVWDVTNGQRLITYALPAEAGSGTVCVNGAGAHLIRPGDKIIIATYTEMKSKAARRYQPRIVLVDDHNRLQETEKAGKGKGG, encoded by the coding sequence ATGCGGCGGATCATGCTCAAGTCCAAAATCCACCGAGTGACGGTGACGGAAACCAACGTAGACTACGAGGGCAGCTTGACGGTGGACAGCGATCTGCTGGAAGCCGCAGATATTCTGCCCTACGAACAGATCCACGTCTGGGATGTGACGAACGGCCAGCGGCTGATCACCTATGCCTTGCCGGCGGAGGCGGGGAGCGGCACAGTGTGCGTCAACGGAGCTGGTGCCCATCTCATTCGTCCGGGGGACAAGATCATCATCGCCACTTACACCGAGATGAAGAGCAAAGCCGCCCGCCGTTACCAGCCCCGGATCGTTCTGGTGGATGACCACAATCGCCTTCAGGAAACAGAAAAGGCAGGCAAAGGCAAAGGCGGATGA
- the rplJ gene encoding 50S ribosomal protein L10, which produces MSKKVKQLELNELRKLFHGVRDMVLLEPLKLDAGSDYEMRKKLRERNIRVRMVKNTFARMVFQENGVPLDPGPGPTLVVWGGKSIKELGWAVDDLLRELHKDPKAPKRLKEKTVIADGQPVTLEVAKTLPTREEAIGEVLAAILGPGSALVQCLTSPSSAIAGILQAIEEKAKSQAPTA; this is translated from the coding sequence ATGAGCAAGAAAGTCAAGCAACTGGAACTGAACGAATTGCGCAAGCTGTTCCACGGCGTGCGGGACATGGTGCTCCTGGAACCGCTCAAACTCGATGCCGGCAGCGATTACGAAATGCGCAAGAAACTGCGCGAGCGGAACATCCGGGTCCGAATGGTCAAAAACACCTTCGCCCGCATGGTGTTCCAAGAAAACGGCGTCCCGCTCGATCCCGGACCCGGACCGACCCTTGTCGTCTGGGGCGGCAAGAGCATCAAGGAGCTAGGCTGGGCCGTCGATGACCTGCTGCGGGAGTTGCACAAGGACCCCAAGGCCCCCAAGCGCCTCAAGGAAAAGACCGTCATCGCCGATGGACAGCCCGTCACACTGGAAGTGGCCAAAACCTTGCCCACGCGGGAAGAAGCCATCGGGGAAGTCCTGGCGGCTATTCTGGGACCGGGCAGTGCCCTGGTCCAGTGCCTGACCAGCCCCAGCAGTGCCATCGCCGGCATCCTGCAAGCCATCGAAGAGAAAGCCAAGAGCCAAGCACCCACGGCTTGA
- a CDS encoding type II toxin-antitoxin system HicA family toxin codes for MSISEKLPRIDCQELIRALERAGFVWKRQKGSHPHMWRETDRKRVTIPVHKGKIVPPGTLRAILRDANISIEEFRTLL; via the coding sequence GTGAGTATAAGTGAGAAGCTGCCGCGAATAGATTGCCAGGAGTTGATTCGGGCATTAGAGCGTGCTGGTTTCGTATGGAAACGGCAAAAGGGCAGTCACCCGCATATGTGGCGAGAGACGGATAGAAAACGTGTGACCATCCCTGTTCACAAAGGGAAGATCGTGCCGCCAGGGACTTTACGTGCCATCCTCCGTGATGCCAACATCAGTATTGAGGAGTTCCGCACACTGCTTTAG
- a CDS encoding zinc ribbon domain-containing protein, with amino-acid sequence MTIDFQCPHCQHPYRLKEELAGKRATCKNPSCRKVFTIPAPPRAEEIEQLAVSALVDDPPAAEAPESSSIAMNCNYCGHQWQEPLSKAGKNVLCPECRQRLRVPEPQGKAAADWRQARTRLPSLARQNQEKLDGVVDASEAQLVSGQALAQAGVTEVELEPRPLREKLLIAGLILALLGSIAGGVFYFLHRRQVQQDEHLMAQVLTHWQEGVQDLREPEAALGKGLLHLILAEEALRWDRTDKFKEAHQHLQKARNELRNAPVCGVRHALAAECALLTLRFGGDESQVSAQIRFGWLPDGPTRGGPLRGERSRSVHEELRLALTLLQGAEYDLRLGYTRLLADQLLDKDQVELALESLPLLLFSDTERNEVRAWLALEAHRRNKGSDLVARISRELLPPPPAGGKDKAPPPSSASPSALVLGQVLSVEKAPPLPPLPAQGPVPENLRLAHVLHLCLRGEPSTALAVAHRPGPVETQLKALLLGMETCRYPTPSQMSDWVEAASTLVANQKGKVNVRFADGQLLRCCQLAAACNRPEAARNFAGAIRDEGLREWAYAECFRWQLPHLQQRLAEESHPIPADLNKLCAAHLWGRFWIARHNTRCSGDLQQEQRAILGWSPKAVYAFGLAGIALGLHDR; translated from the coding sequence ATGACCATCGACTTTCAGTGTCCGCATTGTCAACATCCCTATCGACTGAAGGAGGAGTTGGCCGGCAAGCGGGCGACCTGCAAGAATCCTTCCTGCCGCAAGGTGTTCACCATCCCCGCGCCTCCGCGGGCAGAGGAAATCGAGCAGCTTGCCGTCTCGGCTCTGGTGGACGATCCGCCGGCGGCTGAAGCCCCGGAAAGCAGCAGTATTGCCATGAACTGCAACTACTGCGGGCACCAGTGGCAGGAACCGCTGAGCAAGGCCGGCAAAAATGTGCTCTGCCCGGAATGCCGCCAGCGCTTGCGTGTGCCGGAGCCTCAAGGGAAAGCGGCCGCCGACTGGCGCCAAGCACGCACCCGCCTCCCTTCGCTCGCCCGGCAGAATCAGGAAAAGCTCGATGGCGTCGTCGATGCTTCCGAAGCGCAACTCGTCTCAGGCCAGGCCCTCGCTCAAGCTGGCGTTACCGAGGTCGAACTGGAACCTCGACCCCTCCGGGAAAAACTCCTCATCGCGGGTTTGATCCTCGCGCTCCTCGGCAGCATCGCAGGAGGCGTCTTCTACTTCCTCCATCGCCGCCAAGTCCAGCAAGATGAACATCTGATGGCCCAAGTCCTGACTCACTGGCAGGAAGGCGTCCAGGACCTCCGCGAACCGGAAGCAGCACTGGGGAAGGGATTGCTCCATCTGATTCTGGCCGAGGAAGCGCTGCGCTGGGACCGTACGGACAAGTTCAAGGAAGCCCACCAACATCTCCAGAAAGCCCGGAATGAATTGCGGAACGCTCCGGTTTGCGGCGTGCGCCACGCTTTGGCGGCAGAGTGTGCCCTGCTGACGCTACGCTTCGGAGGAGATGAATCCCAGGTCTCGGCGCAAATCCGCTTCGGCTGGCTGCCGGATGGACCCACCCGCGGGGGACCCTTACGCGGGGAACGATCCCGGAGCGTCCACGAAGAGTTACGCCTGGCTTTGACCCTCCTCCAGGGAGCGGAGTATGATCTGCGTCTCGGTTACACCCGCCTTCTGGCTGATCAACTCCTCGACAAAGACCAAGTGGAGCTGGCCCTGGAAAGCCTGCCGCTGTTGCTCTTTTCCGACACCGAGCGGAACGAGGTCCGGGCATGGCTCGCTCTGGAAGCCCACCGGCGCAACAAAGGCTCGGACCTGGTCGCTCGCATCAGCCGGGAACTGCTGCCGCCTCCACCGGCGGGAGGTAAAGACAAAGCTCCTCCCCCGTCTTCGGCTTCTCCCTCCGCGCTGGTGCTCGGGCAGGTTCTCTCCGTGGAAAAGGCCCCGCCGCTTCCCCCTTTACCTGCGCAAGGTCCTGTGCCGGAAAACCTGCGGCTGGCCCATGTGCTCCACCTGTGCCTGCGAGGAGAGCCTAGCACGGCTCTGGCTGTTGCCCACAGACCCGGTCCTGTCGAAACCCAGTTGAAAGCCCTCTTGCTGGGTATGGAAACCTGCCGCTACCCTACCCCGTCCCAAATGTCCGATTGGGTCGAGGCGGCCAGTACGCTGGTGGCGAACCAGAAGGGCAAAGTCAATGTCCGCTTTGCCGATGGCCAGCTCCTACGCTGCTGCCAACTGGCGGCCGCCTGCAACCGGCCGGAAGCGGCCCGCAACTTTGCCGGTGCGATCCGTGATGAAGGACTGCGGGAATGGGCCTACGCCGAATGCTTCCGCTGGCAACTCCCTCATCTCCAGCAACGTCTCGCGGAGGAAAGCCACCCCATCCCGGCGGACCTGAATAAACTCTGTGCCGCCCATCTGTGGGGGCGCTTCTGGATCGCACGCCACAATACCCGCTGCAGCGGCGACTTGCAGCAGGAACAGCGGGCCATCCTCGGCTGGTCCCCCAAGGCCGTCTACGCCTTCGGTCTGGCCGGCATCGCCTTGGGCTTGCACGACCGCTAA
- a CDS encoding dTDP-4-dehydrorhamnose 3,5-epimerase family protein, with translation MNVEVPNYVERGPIHDVWWIPLKVRTDSRGWLVELFRQDLLDPKHHPVMAYVSMTRPGVTRGPHEHREQTDYFCFLGPSDFEVYLWDARKTSPTHGAKEVRRVGASAPYALLVPPGVVHAYKNVGSVEGLVFNAANRLYAGWLRQDPVDEIRHEQDPHSPYQVA, from the coding sequence ATGAACGTCGAAGTGCCCAACTATGTGGAGCGCGGGCCGATCCACGACGTTTGGTGGATTCCTCTAAAAGTCCGCACCGATAGCCGGGGTTGGTTGGTGGAATTGTTCCGCCAGGATTTGCTCGATCCCAAGCATCATCCGGTCATGGCCTATGTGTCGATGACCCGGCCCGGTGTGACCCGCGGACCCCACGAACACCGGGAGCAGACCGATTACTTCTGCTTCCTCGGCCCCTCGGATTTCGAGGTCTATCTGTGGGACGCCCGTAAGACCTCTCCCACGCATGGCGCCAAGGAGGTGCGGCGCGTCGGCGCTTCGGCTCCCTATGCCCTGCTCGTGCCGCCGGGAGTCGTCCATGCCTACAAAAATGTCGGCTCCGTGGAGGGGTTGGTCTTTAATGCCGCCAATCGCCTCTACGCTGGCTGGCTCCGCCAAGATCCTGTGGACGAAATCCGCCACGAACAGGACCCCCATAGCCCCTACCAGGTGGCCTGA
- a CDS encoding 3-keto-disaccharide hydrolase: protein MTNRILLLALATGLFANLVQSAGKPIAAPASAAGQAPVTVQVPASGTVQTPVPEGFISLFNGKDLSGWKPTGKADVWKVENGVLVCEGGGGGWLLTEKDFANFELRCEYRWTKKGGNSGIALRAPDKGDPAYVGMEIQLIDDEGWPGKLADYQHTGSIYDVQPAKPASNKPIGEWNSVRIVCQGRHVIVEHNGKELVRANLDDYKSKFERHPGLKRTQGKVGFQSYNVRVEFRNIYLKELSP, encoded by the coding sequence ATGACCAACCGCATTCTTCTGCTGGCGTTGGCCACAGGACTATTTGCGAACCTGGTTCAATCCGCGGGGAAGCCGATCGCCGCTCCCGCTTCCGCGGCTGGACAAGCCCCTGTCACAGTCCAAGTCCCCGCTTCTGGCACCGTCCAGACCCCTGTTCCCGAAGGTTTCATATCGCTGTTCAACGGCAAGGATTTGAGCGGCTGGAAACCCACAGGCAAAGCAGATGTGTGGAAGGTGGAAAACGGTGTCCTCGTCTGCGAAGGAGGCGGCGGAGGCTGGCTCCTGACTGAGAAGGACTTCGCCAACTTTGAACTGCGCTGCGAGTACCGTTGGACGAAAAAGGGAGGCAACAGCGGCATCGCTCTGCGCGCCCCAGACAAAGGCGATCCTGCTTACGTCGGCATGGAAATCCAACTGATCGACGACGAAGGATGGCCCGGCAAACTCGCGGACTACCAGCACACCGGTTCCATTTATGATGTTCAGCCCGCCAAACCCGCGAGCAATAAACCAATCGGCGAATGGAATAGCGTCCGCATTGTCTGCCAAGGGCGGCACGTGATCGTTGAACACAACGGCAAGGAATTGGTCCGAGCCAATCTGGACGACTACAAGAGCAAATTCGAGCGCCATCCCGGCCTGAAGCGGACCCAAGGCAAAGTCGGCTTTCAGAGTTACAACGTCCGGGTGGAATTCCGCAACATTTATCTCAAGGAACTTTCCCCTTGA
- the rplL gene encoding 50S ribosomal protein L7/L12 → MPSIAELGDMLAKLTLAEAVELKNYLKEKYQIEPAGGRVVVAAPTAPGAPGAPGAAPAAAAEPTEFNVILEPGFDAAKKVGIIKVVRELTGQGLAEAKATVEGAPKAIKENVDKKTAEEVKKKLEEAGAKVTIKPAG, encoded by the coding sequence ATGCCCAGTATTGCGGAACTCGGCGACATGCTGGCCAAATTGACCTTGGCCGAAGCAGTCGAACTGAAGAATTACCTCAAGGAAAAGTATCAGATCGAGCCAGCCGGCGGGAGAGTCGTCGTAGCGGCCCCGACCGCCCCCGGTGCTCCCGGCGCCCCCGGTGCGGCACCGGCTGCTGCTGCCGAACCGACGGAGTTCAACGTCATCCTCGAACCCGGCTTCGACGCCGCCAAAAAAGTGGGCATCATCAAGGTGGTCCGCGAACTCACGGGTCAAGGATTGGCCGAGGCGAAAGCCACCGTCGAAGGTGCTCCCAAGGCGATCAAGGAAAACGTGGACAAGAAGACCGCCGAGGAAGTCAAGAAGAAGCTGGAAGAGGCAGGCGCCAAAGTCACGATCAAGCCTGCCGGATGA
- a CDS encoding type II toxin-antitoxin system HicB family antitoxin, whose protein sequence is MSRAFHAYVPALPGCHTFADTIDEARRNILEALELHLQNLLEDGEPIPVEREPVFITRLSIPVAV, encoded by the coding sequence ATGAGCAGGGCTTTTCACGCTTATGTACCCGCTTTGCCTGGCTGTCATACGTTTGCGGATACGATTGACGAGGCTCGCAGAAACATTCTGGAAGCCCTTGAGCTTCATCTTCAAAATCTGCTTGAGGACGGTGAGCCTATTCCGGTGGAACGCGAGCCAGTATTCATTACCCGTCTCTCCATACCGGTAGCTGTGTGA
- the rpoB gene encoding DNA-directed RNA polymerase subunit beta encodes MAIPAQRIIIPTHVRDFGRFGDALEVPPLTEVQQRAYARFLQADVPWDKREPIGIEGVLREIFPIESYDKKIVLEYVRYELGKPRYDPDECRQLKLTYGRPFKVWLRLRLPDGSVREDEVYLGDMPIMIGGGEFIINGSERVVVSQLHRSPGMDFTATREGDKTLHSCRVIPERGSWIEISCTKKDTFQVRVDQSGKFPAFTLLRAMDPAYGSTAAIIKAFLPVEKIKLKDAAAARQRLLGQPDQQIPPMYAADDIIDPESGEVYLDAGKPFTAAAVDKILASALTEVLAVPPPKDPIVLNSILEDGTESHEQALLKIYQRLRPGNPAQLDKARELFHEKFQDANRYRLGRVGRFRINRKFGQNIPETELTLLSTDLVNAIKYLLDLRADAKHAQIDDIDHLGNRRLRTIDELAADELRKGFLKLKKTVQERMAIRDAQDMSPRSLINPKSVSSAIEYFFARSELSQVVDQTNPLSQLTHERRLSALGPGGLNRKRAGHEARDVHISHYGRICPIETPEGTNIGLILHQATYAEVDDYGFLITPYKRVKNRRITDEIVRLRADEEANVVLAPADTPTEGDRITAERVNARVHGELQVIEADKVQYIDVSPKQLVGVSAGLIPFLEHDDANRALMGSNMQRQAVPLLVPEPPLVATGLEKEVARHSGMVLKALEDGVVVYVDAERIHIEEKDKIVREYVLRKFHGLNEKTCLNQKPIVQPGDKVKKGQIIADGPATYKGELALGRNILVAFMSWEGYNFEDAIIISERLVKNDTYTSIHIEEFTAEIRETKLGKEEFTRDIPNVSQRMLNNLDENGIVRVGTYVRPGDILVGKTAPKSRSELTPEEKLLHAIFGRAGEDVKNESLEVPSGIEGIVIATHRFSRRACMSEAEKKELERQEREITQTYTEKIASQFREFIKALEEVLDKKELKDPQTGKQLGSDKDDKVVAEQARRFDLAKLDIRTSEHRKKAEKIYQRHWERIQFYIDEQERKLNSLKRGDELPTGVQQMVKVYVATKRQISVGDKMAGRHGNKGVISKILPEEDMPFLADGTPVDIILNPLGVPSRMNVGQIFETHLGWAAAKLGFKAITPVFDGATEEEIRKALTEAGLPETGKTILYDGRTGEPFDQPVTVGYIYMLKLHHLVDDKVHARATGPYSLITQQPLGGKARFGGQRFGEMEVWALEAYGAAYTLQELLTVKSDDVEGRTKIYESMVKGENTLEAGTPASFEVLTHEIRGLALNMSLEKKRT; translated from the coding sequence ATGGCCATCCCGGCACAACGGATCATTATCCCCACCCATGTCCGCGACTTCGGACGCTTTGGCGATGCCCTGGAAGTTCCCCCACTGACGGAAGTGCAACAGCGCGCTTACGCCCGCTTCCTCCAGGCTGACGTACCCTGGGACAAACGGGAGCCGATCGGCATCGAAGGCGTCCTGCGGGAAATCTTCCCCATCGAAAGCTATGACAAAAAAATTGTGCTGGAATATGTCCGCTACGAATTGGGCAAGCCCCGCTACGATCCGGACGAATGCCGCCAGCTCAAGCTGACCTACGGCCGGCCGTTCAAAGTCTGGCTCCGCTTGCGCCTGCCGGACGGCAGCGTCCGGGAAGATGAAGTTTACCTGGGCGACATGCCCATCATGATCGGCGGCGGGGAATTCATCATCAACGGTTCCGAACGGGTGGTCGTGTCCCAGCTCCATCGTTCGCCGGGAATGGATTTCACCGCGACGCGGGAAGGGGACAAAACCCTCCACTCCTGCCGAGTGATTCCGGAGCGCGGCAGTTGGATCGAAATCAGTTGCACCAAGAAAGACACCTTCCAGGTGCGGGTGGATCAGTCCGGCAAGTTTCCGGCCTTTACGCTGCTGCGGGCGATGGACCCAGCCTACGGCTCTACGGCGGCCATCATCAAGGCTTTCCTGCCCGTCGAGAAAATCAAGCTCAAGGACGCCGCGGCTGCCCGCCAGCGCTTGCTCGGCCAGCCGGACCAGCAGATTCCCCCGATGTACGCCGCCGATGACATCATCGACCCGGAAAGCGGTGAAGTCTATCTCGACGCCGGCAAACCCTTCACTGCCGCTGCCGTCGATAAAATTCTCGCTTCCGCGCTGACGGAAGTTCTGGCCGTGCCGCCGCCGAAAGACCCAATCGTGCTCAACTCGATCCTGGAGGACGGCACCGAGTCCCATGAGCAGGCCCTGCTCAAAATTTACCAGCGGCTCCGTCCCGGCAACCCAGCCCAGCTCGACAAGGCCCGCGAACTGTTCCACGAAAAGTTCCAGGATGCCAACCGCTACCGCTTGGGACGGGTCGGACGCTTCCGCATCAACCGCAAGTTTGGCCAGAATATCCCCGAAACGGAGCTGACGCTGCTCAGCACCGACCTGGTCAACGCCATCAAATACCTCCTTGATCTGCGTGCCGATGCCAAGCACGCCCAGATCGACGACATCGACCACCTCGGCAACCGCCGGCTGCGGACCATCGACGAGTTGGCCGCCGATGAACTCCGCAAAGGCTTCCTCAAACTCAAAAAGACAGTTCAGGAGCGCATGGCCATCCGGGATGCCCAGGACATGAGTCCGCGTTCCCTGATCAATCCCAAATCGGTCTCCTCGGCAATCGAATACTTTTTTGCCCGCAGCGAGCTGTCCCAGGTGGTGGACCAGACCAATCCGCTGTCGCAACTGACGCACGAACGCCGTCTCTCGGCCCTAGGACCAGGCGGCCTCAACCGCAAGCGCGCCGGCCACGAAGCCCGCGACGTGCACATCTCCCACTACGGCCGCATCTGCCCCATCGAAACCCCCGAAGGCACCAACATCGGCCTGATCCTGCACCAGGCCACCTATGCGGAAGTGGATGACTATGGCTTCCTCATCACGCCCTACAAGCGCGTCAAGAACCGCCGCATCACCGATGAGATCGTCCGGCTGCGGGCCGATGAGGAGGCCAACGTCGTTCTCGCGCCCGCTGATACCCCCACCGAAGGCGACCGGATCACCGCCGAGCGAGTCAATGCCCGTGTCCATGGCGAACTCCAGGTCATCGAAGCCGACAAAGTGCAATACATCGACGTTTCGCCCAAACAATTGGTCGGCGTCTCTGCCGGTCTGATCCCCTTCCTCGAACATGACGACGCCAACCGCGCCCTGATGGGGTCCAACATGCAGCGGCAGGCCGTCCCCCTGCTTGTGCCCGAACCGCCGCTGGTCGCCACCGGACTGGAAAAGGAAGTCGCCCGCCACTCCGGCATGGTCCTCAAAGCCCTCGAAGACGGCGTCGTCGTCTACGTCGATGCGGAACGCATCCACATCGAGGAAAAGGACAAAATCGTCCGCGAGTATGTTCTGCGGAAATTCCACGGCCTCAACGAAAAGACCTGCCTCAACCAGAAGCCGATCGTCCAACCCGGCGACAAGGTGAAAAAGGGGCAGATCATCGCCGATGGACCTGCCACCTACAAGGGCGAATTGGCCCTGGGGCGCAACATCCTCGTCGCCTTCATGTCTTGGGAAGGGTACAACTTCGAGGACGCCATCATCATCTCCGAACGCTTGGTCAAAAATGACACCTATACCTCGATCCATATCGAGGAGTTCACCGCCGAAATCCGCGAAACCAAACTCGGCAAGGAGGAATTCACCCGCGACATCCCCAACGTCAGCCAGCGCATGCTCAACAACCTGGATGAGAACGGAATCGTCCGCGTGGGAACCTACGTGCGTCCTGGCGACATTCTGGTCGGCAAAACGGCGCCCAAGAGCCGCAGCGAGCTGACCCCCGAAGAGAAACTGCTGCATGCGATCTTCGGCCGGGCCGGCGAAGACGTCAAAAACGAATCGCTGGAAGTCCCCTCCGGCATCGAAGGGATCGTCATCGCTACCCATCGGTTCAGCCGCCGAGCTTGCATGAGCGAGGCCGAAAAGAAGGAACTCGAACGCCAGGAACGGGAAATCACCCAGACCTATACCGAAAAGATCGCCTCCCAGTTCCGCGAGTTTATCAAGGCCCTGGAAGAGGTGCTGGACAAGAAAGAGCTAAAGGATCCGCAGACCGGCAAGCAACTGGGGAGCGATAAGGACGATAAGGTCGTGGCGGAACAGGCCCGCCGCTTCGACCTGGCCAAACTCGACATCCGCACCAGCGAGCACCGCAAAAAGGCGGAAAAAATCTACCAGCGGCACTGGGAACGCATCCAGTTCTACATCGACGAGCAGGAGCGCAAGCTCAACTCGCTCAAACGCGGGGATGAGCTGCCCACCGGCGTGCAGCAAATGGTCAAGGTGTACGTGGCCACCAAGCGGCAGATTTCCGTCGGCGACAAAATGGCGGGCCGCCACGGCAACAAGGGAGTCATCTCCAAAATCCTGCCCGAGGAGGACATGCCCTTCCTGGCCGACGGCACGCCGGTGGATATCATCCTCAATCCCCTGGGGGTGCCGAGCCGTATGAATGTCGGGCAGATTTTCGAGACGCACCTGGGCTGGGCCGCGGCCAAGCTCGGCTTCAAGGCCATCACCCCGGTCTTCGACGGCGCCACGGAAGAGGAAATCCGCAAGGCCCTGACCGAAGCGGGACTGCCCGAAACCGGCAAAACCATTCTCTACGATGGCCGCACCGGCGAACCGTTCGACCAGCCGGTCACCGTCGGCTACATCTACATGCTCAAGCTGCACCACCTGGTGGATGACAAGGTCCACGCCCGCGCGACCGGCCCTTACTCCCTCATCACCCAGCAACCGTTGGGTGGAAAGGCCCGCTTCGGCGGCCAGCGCTTCGGCGAAATGGAAGTCTGGGCCTTGGAAGCCTACGGGGCGGCCTACACCCTCCAGGAGCTGCTGACCGTGAAATCCGACGACGTCGAAGGACGCACCAAAATCTACGAAAGCATGGTCAAGGGGGAAAACACCCTGGAAGCCGGTACCCCCGCCAGCTTCGAGGTTCTGACCCACGAAATCCGCGGCCTGGCTCTCAACATGAGCCTGGAAAAGAAACGGACCTGA